A segment of the Butyrivibrio fibrisolvens genome:
GATAATCCATAATTATACTGACGAAGAAATAAAGGCTGCACTTAACGCAATTGTATACGGATGTAATGATCCAAATCACAGTTCCGGCGATTATAAATCTGTAAGAGATATTCCGACAGAATTAAGAATTGCATGCATAGATCAGCTCAATATCAATAACGATAGTAACTATGGAAATGTTGATGAGGAGTATTCCTCTCATGTTGATGATTTAGAGGACTGATATATAAAATAGTCATAAAAGTAAATATGAAGCATTTTTGATAAATTTCGGGAGCGGTGTAAAAGCGCATCGCTCCTGATTTTTACAGCATTTTGTCCGATGAAATGCATTTCGTCGGATAAAAAATGCATTTCGTCGGATGACGAACGTACAAAGTGTAAAAAAAGGTATAATTACATCAGTTTTAAAGCGCATCAATGGGCAAGTCTTAAAGAAATCAGCTACACACTATTGCAAAAAAACAGGATGATGTAATAGATAGTTTAGCTGCAGGAAAAGCGGGATGTTTTCTTGCAGCTTTAAATATATTTGGGGAAATCCTTATGAAATCAGTTCAGTACAGCGACCATGTCGCATTTTCGATGAGTCAGGATGAACACATAGTATATCTTGGACAGAAAATATTAAAAGAAACATATCATGCCAATCTTATACCGATACTCGAGATCCTGAAGAACGGACAGACAAGGCTTTTATACAGTACAGAAGGAATGACAAGCCTTTCCGAAGTTGCGGATAAACTTAGCGTTTCTTATAGGTCAATGATTCTCAGAGGTCTGGCACAGACACTTAATATGATCGAAGAGCAGCCCTTCTGGAAAAAGGAATATCTGGATATAAGAAAACAGTACATTTTCATCGACATGGCGAACGGAACACCAGGATTTATACTGACTCCCGTAGAATCGTGGGTAACAGAAGATAAAGACAGCTGGATAGCAAAGTTTGAAGATGTTATAAAAATGCTCGTACCCGTTGAAGAATCAGAAATGTCTGAGAACTTCATAGAGCTTATCTCAATGCTCGATAGATTATCAAAGGCTATAGAAACTAAAGAAACGGACATTCAGCAGGAAGCCAAGATCTTTATTTCATATCTTATTGATAAGTGGGCAGCAGATGATAGCGTTTCAGATTACATAGATGAGGGTGCAGGACAGGAAAACAGAATCCAACGAGTCGAACTAAGATATAATGGAGCTTATGGTTCCTTTGGAATTTATATTGGTAAAGAGATATTCATAATCGGTAAGGACCCGACTTGTGATGGAGTAATATCCATAAACAGTGCCATTAGTAGAAATCATGCAAGAATAATACTAAGACCTGACGGCTGCTATGCAGAAGACCTTGGAAGCACTAATCATACATGGCTTAATGGTCAGCTGCTTTCGCCAGGTAGTCCTGCAAGGCTCAAAGAGGATGACATGTTAAGACTTGCCAATATGGACTTTCAGGTACACATAGAGAAATTCGTCGAAATGTAAAAATTTTTCTAAAAAGATAGAGGCCATGAATAATGGAAGATAAAGTAATAGTTATTTTTAAAAGAAGGTCGTCAGATCCGGGAATAGACATCGAGATCCCAACAGATATAACGGCAGCAGAATTAATATATGGACTTAATCAGGGACTTCATCTGGGTATAAATGTAGACGATCCGATTCATGCATATATGAGGGCAGAGAATCCCATAGCGCTAATAAGAGGTGATGTAACCATTGAAGAGTTAGGGATAAGAAATGGTTCTGTGATAGTTATGGAGGAATGATGAAAAAGAGAAGATTATTATCAGCATTACTAATTACATTTACATGTATTCAGTTATTTTCGATAAGTTCATATGCAACAGAGACTGCGGCAGAAGGAAGCAGTATAACAGAGAGCTCTGCGGAAAGTTCAGCTTCAAATGAATCAAGCACTGCTTCAGAGGAGGCAGCAACCAAAGATGCCAATGCAGAAGCTGAAGATATCGAAAACTTTATAAATCCTAAAGAGCCAACAACGAAAACTGTTCAGGATGCGACGGAATCTATTCTTGAGATCAATGTTCTTTTCATAGATGACAATGAAGTAAGACATATGGTCACATGCGGAGTTGGATTCCTACTGGAGACATCAGAAGGCGACCAGTACGTTATATCTACAAAGGATATCGTGTCTCCTTCCAAGAAAACAAGAGAATCTGTATACCAGCAGCTTGGAATCTCTAACGAAGATGACGCATGGGACAAGATCAAACTTCAGATAGAAGTTGCTTACGAAGGAGACGTTGCAACATCTGCAAGCGTCGCTTATTCATCCAAAGAGATGAATCTGGCAGTACTGAAACTGGACGATAAGGTATATAACCGTACACCACTTACTCTCCTTGTTGATGATAAAGAGAAATCAGATAAAAGAGCTTTCGCAGAAGCAGATGATGTATACGCCCTTGGCTTTCCAAGCATGAGTAAGATCCTTGATGATGCGATCGATTATTACAGCACAAAGGATGTTGTTACCCTCTCAGGTAAGATAACAAATATCACAGAGAAGAACAGCAGCGAAGTCATACTTCAGACAGTAGCAATGCAGTCAAGCATGTACGGCGGACCACTTGTTAATGATCACGGACTGCTAATAGGTATGAACACCCTTGATAAGGAAGGCAACTATTTTATATCTATCAGCTCCAACAGCATCATGAAAGTTCTTAAAGCTGTCGGCCTCGACACAGTCAACGTTATGACAGCAACAGAATATGATGAGTATCTCAATCCACCTGAAAATGAGAAAAAAGACGACAAAGGCAATGGTGATGTTGAGAATAAAGAGACAATAGTACAGGTAATTCCCAAAAAGATATTCATTCTGATATTTGCTCTTATAGGAGTGATCCTGGTAGTTCTTATTACTTTGATAGTAGTTATAATAAGAAACTCAAAGCCAAAGAAAAAGAGCAAGAGACAGCTTCAGAAAGAAAAAGAAGAAGCAATAATGTCAGGCAAAAGATTTGAAGATCAGAGTGAAGTCGAAGAGGAAGAGAAGCCTGTTGTATCAGGAGAGATAAAGTCAAAATCAAGAGAACTTCAGAAAGAACCTGAGATTCAGCCAGACACAAGCAATGTAAGAGAATTCCACCCTTCTGATAATCTTGCCGCATCATCAGAAACAACCGTACTAAGCGCAGGAATGAACCCTTCTCCGAATTCATATGCTATCGGAACTCTTATATGTAAACGTACAGGAGAGAACATAGTAATAGATAAGCCCGTATATCGTATAGGCAAGAACGAAAATTATAACGATTACTGCATACGTAATAACACAGCCGTAAGCCGTATGCATGCCGAGATTCACGGAACAATGCAGGGCGCCGTGATCATAGATGTCGGATCTACAAACGGAACATTCGTAAGTGGTAACCGAATTCCTCAGGGTCAGCAGATACCACTGCATCCGGGAAATGTTATCAGCTTTGGCGATGAAGAGTTTGAATTTCGCAATTAAAGAGTGATTAAGGTAAATGAACAAGAAAACATTACTTCTCGTTTCAACAGATGAAGAATACAACCTGAATATTGAAACAAAGCTTGCGCTGCAGCTTTCCTCTTCGGTAGTACTTGAGATCATATCTGACATCCTGTATTTGGAAGAATACCAGAAGAAACCGAGAAAAGTCAGCTTACTGATAGTTGAAGAAAAAAGCGTATCACTGATAAGCCAGAATCTTCAGGCAGAAAAAGTATTGTTACTGAGTGAAGATACGATACTTAAAAGTGATAACCGTATCAGTAAGTTCGGCGGAGCACAGGCCATCATAAGAAGTCTTCCGGCAGATCTTATAAGAAGCGGAATGCTCAGTAGCCGAAAGACGCACATCATAGATGTTTGCTCCGTGGCAGGTGGCAGTGGCAAGACAGCTACAGCCATATGCGCAGGAATCAGGATGGCTCAAAAAGGCAAGAAGGTCCTGTATGTGAATCTTGAACCCTTTCAGCATTTCTACAACCTGTTAAATCCGGACACAACACGAAGATATATGTCTGACAAGCTTATTCATGCAATAGCAATAAACCCCCATATGGCTGCGGATTGCGCACTTGAAGAAATGATCCATGAACAGATCGATATATTACCACAGCTTAAGGGACTTACAGGAACATATCAGATAACATTTACATCACTGCTTGCACTTATCGATGAGCTTGCAGGAAGACAGATATACGATTATATAATTGCAGAATTCCCTGAAGGCCTGACTTCAGAAATACAGATGAGACTATTTTCCAGCGAGACTATCCTTGTTACATGTATGCAGAATAAGGATAGTGCAGAGAGAATAAAAGCCTTTGCTGAAATAATGAAAACTCTGTCAGGACAGCTTTATATAACATGTGGAAGATGCGAGTCCAATAAAGAAAATCATATCAATGAGATTTCACATAACCTTGGATACCCGGTATGTGAATATGTTCCACAGATCAATGATTATAGTATAGATAATCTGTTAGACAGAGGATGCTATAAAAACACAGCAGCAGCGTTAATCTAACAAGAAACGCGAATGCGAACACCCGATAAAACCGGAGAAATTCGAAACCAAAATGAACTACAGTATCATAATTTACAGTAACAAGTTTTATAAAGAGATACCCCTTGAGAACAAAACCTCACTCTCAATAGGTAATACCAAGGAATGTCAGCTGAGATTTGGTAAGGACAGATTCTTTGAAAAGTTTCGCCTGGATGT
Coding sequences within it:
- a CDS encoding FHA domain-containing protein translates to MKSVQYSDHVAFSMSQDEHIVYLGQKILKETYHANLIPILEILKNGQTRLLYSTEGMTSLSEVADKLSVSYRSMILRGLAQTLNMIEEQPFWKKEYLDIRKQYIFIDMANGTPGFILTPVESWVTEDKDSWIAKFEDVIKMLVPVEESEMSENFIELISMLDRLSKAIETKETDIQQEAKIFISYLIDKWAADDSVSDYIDEGAGQENRIQRVELRYNGAYGSFGIYIGKEIFIIGKDPTCDGVISINSAISRNHARIILRPDGCYAEDLGSTNHTWLNGQLLSPGSPARLKEDDMLRLANMDFQVHIEKFVEM
- a CDS encoding EsaB/YukD family protein, with the translated sequence MEDKVIVIFKRRSSDPGIDIEIPTDITAAELIYGLNQGLHLGINVDDPIHAYMRAENPIALIRGDVTIEELGIRNGSVIVMEE
- a CDS encoding FHA domain-containing protein — protein: MKKRRLLSALLITFTCIQLFSISSYATETAAEGSSITESSAESSASNESSTASEEAATKDANAEAEDIENFINPKEPTTKTVQDATESILEINVLFIDDNEVRHMVTCGVGFLLETSEGDQYVISTKDIVSPSKKTRESVYQQLGISNEDDAWDKIKLQIEVAYEGDVATSASVAYSSKEMNLAVLKLDDKVYNRTPLTLLVDDKEKSDKRAFAEADDVYALGFPSMSKILDDAIDYYSTKDVVTLSGKITNITEKNSSEVILQTVAMQSSMYGGPLVNDHGLLIGMNTLDKEGNYFISISSNSIMKVLKAVGLDTVNVMTATEYDEYLNPPENEKKDDKGNGDVENKETIVQVIPKKIFILIFALIGVILVVLITLIVVIIRNSKPKKKSKRQLQKEKEEAIMSGKRFEDQSEVEEEEKPVVSGEIKSKSRELQKEPEIQPDTSNVREFHPSDNLAASSETTVLSAGMNPSPNSYAIGTLICKRTGENIVIDKPVYRIGKNENYNDYCIRNNTAVSRMHAEIHGTMQGAVIIDVGSTNGTFVSGNRIPQGQQIPLHPGNVISFGDEEFEFRN
- a CDS encoding AAA family ATPase produces the protein MNKKTLLLVSTDEEYNLNIETKLALQLSSSVVLEIISDILYLEEYQKKPRKVSLLIVEEKSVSLISQNLQAEKVLLLSEDTILKSDNRISKFGGAQAIIRSLPADLIRSGMLSSRKTHIIDVCSVAGGSGKTATAICAGIRMAQKGKKVLYVNLEPFQHFYNLLNPDTTRRYMSDKLIHAIAINPHMAADCALEEMIHEQIDILPQLKGLTGTYQITFTSLLALIDELAGRQIYDYIIAEFPEGLTSEIQMRLFSSETILVTCMQNKDSAERIKAFAEIMKTLSGQLYITCGRCESNKENHINEISHNLGYPVCEYVPQINDYSIDNLLDRGCYKNTAAALI